The Bacteriovorax sp. BAL6_X genome window below encodes:
- a CDS encoding arginine N-succinyltransferase, giving the protein MFKIRPVRADDLEDLYDLSGLYTFINLPPDKELISSKIESSLRSFKQKSDNLSNDHYIFVLEDLEASRVIGCSMIHARHGDEEEPHFYLKVGQENKFSESINTGFIHGTLKLGYDTDGPTEIGGLILDPTYRGNPFKLGKVLSFSRFLYMGLNKDRFKETIHSELMPPFDADGKSPLWEAIGRRFLNMEYHDADVLSRKNKEFILSLFPSGTIYETLLPIEARDAVGKVGADTEPVKRMLESIGFKYTHEVDPFDGGPHYRCQLDDIKPVKTIQQAQIKKGKTSSPKFYLVVTDNKEFEIVCLKGNLNNDILTVDEPSSFGLDDGAVKIIMAI; this is encoded by the coding sequence ATGTTTAAGATTAGACCCGTAAGAGCAGATGACTTAGAAGACTTGTATGACCTTTCAGGTCTCTACACATTTATTAACCTTCCCCCAGACAAAGAGCTTATAAGCTCTAAAATAGAAAGCTCTCTAAGATCTTTCAAACAAAAAAGTGATAATCTTTCTAATGATCATTACATTTTTGTGCTGGAAGATCTTGAAGCATCACGAGTCATTGGCTGCTCAATGATTCACGCTAGGCATGGTGATGAAGAAGAACCACACTTTTATTTAAAAGTAGGACAAGAAAATAAATTTTCGGAGTCTATAAATACTGGTTTCATCCATGGCACACTAAAACTTGGCTATGATACAGATGGTCCAACCGAAATTGGTGGACTTATTCTCGATCCTACATATCGAGGTAATCCATTTAAGCTTGGTAAAGTTTTATCTTTCTCACGTTTTCTCTATATGGGACTTAATAAGGATCGATTCAAAGAAACAATTCACTCAGAGCTCATGCCTCCGTTTGATGCTGATGGGAAGTCACCACTTTGGGAAGCTATCGGCCGTCGATTTTTAAATATGGAATATCATGATGCCGATGTTCTGAGTCGTAAGAATAAAGAGTTTATTCTTAGCCTCTTCCCGTCAGGTACAATCTACGAAACTCTACTTCCAATAGAAGCAAGGGATGCCGTTGGGAAAGTAGGTGCCGATACTGAACCTGTTAAAAGAATGCTTGAGTCTATTGGATTCAAATATACTCACGAAGTTGACCCTTTTGACGGTGGGCCTCACTATCGATGTCAACTCGATGATATAAAGCCTGTTAAAACAATTCAACAAGCACAAATAAAGAAAGGTAAAACAAGTTCACCTAAATTCTATCTTGTCGTTACTGACAATAAAGAGTTTGAAATTGTTTGTCTAAAAGGTAATTTAAACAATGATATACTAACTGTAGATGAGCCATCATCATTTGGATTAGATGATGGTGCAGTTAAAATAATAATGGCGATCTAA
- a CDS encoding aminotransferase class III-fold pyridoxal phosphate-dependent enzyme — protein MEYGVRNNEINDQFDKLFSSILKEQKNFMEVRGPQEEKKNLVEETLKKYNQERGKGIYFNYVSSGRGHGPFTELIDGSVKYDLIGGIGPNLLGHSHPIYIKSHLEAALGDTVMCGNLQPYPQAIELTSNLLKAVEKSNLKHFWFTGSGSFANDLALKLVWQKKDPAYRVIAFQKAFAGRSVATQDITHNANYRQGMPKSLDVDHVPHFDQNNPEDSLKNTLAALEEVTSKYPNQHCALMLEIIQGEGGFIFGPKEYYEEIFKWAKKKGIYIWVDEVQTFGRTRELFAFQTMGLDKYVDIVSVGKALQVCGVLFSEELNPKPGLIAGTFNGSVSALSTGSKLVKYLTEGNFYGESGRIKELEDKFISRLTHLMKNSCQDKITYVGGIGTMIAFEVGDSSTETVSSFVKSLFDNGIIAFMAGKEPTRVRLLLPLAMTDEHIDDIISIIEKTVLEQIK, from the coding sequence ATGGAATACGGTGTAAGAAATAACGAAATAAATGATCAGTTTGATAAACTATTCTCTTCAATTCTTAAGGAGCAAAAGAATTTCATGGAAGTTCGAGGTCCTCAGGAGGAAAAGAAGAACTTAGTAGAAGAAACTTTAAAAAAATATAATCAAGAAAGAGGAAAGGGAATTTACTTCAACTACGTTTCTTCGGGACGTGGACATGGCCCTTTTACAGAACTTATAGATGGATCAGTGAAATACGATCTAATTGGTGGTATTGGACCTAACCTACTTGGCCACTCGCACCCAATATATATTAAGTCACACCTTGAAGCAGCTCTTGGTGACACAGTAATGTGTGGAAACCTACAACCCTATCCACAGGCAATTGAATTAACGAGTAATCTACTAAAAGCAGTAGAAAAAAGTAACCTTAAGCACTTTTGGTTTACAGGTTCAGGAAGTTTTGCAAATGACCTGGCACTAAAGCTTGTTTGGCAAAAGAAAGACCCTGCCTACCGTGTAATCGCATTTCAAAAAGCTTTTGCAGGTCGCTCAGTAGCAACTCAAGATATTACACATAATGCGAATTACCGCCAAGGTATGCCAAAGTCTCTTGATGTTGATCACGTTCCTCACTTTGATCAAAATAATCCAGAAGATTCACTCAAAAATACACTAGCAGCACTAGAAGAAGTAACTTCAAAATACCCGAATCAACATTGCGCACTTATGCTTGAAATCATTCAAGGAGAAGGTGGCTTCATTTTTGGTCCTAAAGAGTATTATGAAGAAATCTTTAAGTGGGCAAAGAAAAAGGGTATCTATATCTGGGTAGATGAAGTTCAAACTTTTGGACGTACAAGAGAATTATTTGCATTCCAAACAATGGGTCTCGATAAGTATGTCGACATTGTTTCTGTTGGAAAGGCACTACAAGTATGTGGTGTTCTATTTAGCGAAGAACTAAACCCTAAGCCAGGGCTTATTGCTGGAACATTCAATGGTTCTGTTTCTGCACTATCAACAGGTAGCAAGCTTGTTAAATATCTTACTGAAGGAAACTTCTATGGGGAAAGTGGAAGAATTAAAGAACTAGAAGATAAGTTTATTTCAAGACTTACACACCTTATGAAGAATTCATGCCAAGATAAGATTACTTATGTTGGAGGAATCGGAACAATGATTGCATTTGAAGTTGGAGATTCATCAACTGAAACTGTATCGAGTTTTGTGAAGAGCCTATTCGATAATGGAATTATTGCCTTTATGGCGGGGAAAGAGCCTACAAGAGTTCGTCTACTATTGCCTCTTGCAATGACTGATGAACATATTGACGACATTATCTCAATTATCGAAAAAACCGTACTTGAACAAATTAAGTAG
- a CDS encoding tetratricopeptide repeat protein: MSDTNTGNPLKELEDLYKNKDYEGYKNLLIKNKDLFVDAQYFYNLGTAYLKLEDIGAARLNLEKSYKLGQQDKLVTNNINYIKSHYDLVSQDVSFVAKAMDIPTVYFTSFSLILLIITLIFNLKTKLHKAIIFSFFLISLTPLIFSNVYLKGSYKNAIVMKNADIFEGPSAIFEHNQIAKEGLRVITSKKNDNWFFIYWPSEAKGWIKAENIEFY, encoded by the coding sequence ATGTCAGATACTAACACAGGAAATCCACTAAAAGAATTAGAAGACCTTTATAAAAATAAAGATTATGAAGGCTATAAGAATCTCTTAATTAAGAATAAAGATTTATTCGTTGATGCGCAGTATTTCTATAATTTGGGCACTGCATATCTTAAATTAGAAGACATTGGTGCGGCCCGTTTAAATTTAGAGAAGTCTTATAAGCTCGGGCAACAAGACAAGCTTGTTACTAATAATATTAATTATATTAAATCGCACTATGACCTCGTGAGTCAGGATGTGAGTTTTGTTGCTAAGGCAATGGATATTCCTACTGTTTACTTTACAAGTTTTTCATTGATTCTTTTAATTATTACATTAATTTTCAATTTGAAGACAAAGTTGCATAAGGCCATTATCTTTTCATTCTTTCTGATTTCATTGACGCCGCTTATTTTTAGTAATGTCTATTTGAAAGGTAGTTACAAAAATGCCATTGTTATGAAGAATGCAGATATCTTTGAGGGCCCTTCAGCAATTTTTGAACATAATCAAATTGCCAAAGAAGGTTTAAGAGTTATCACTTCTAAGAAAAACGATAATTGGTTCTTTATCTATTGGCCTAGCGAAGCTAAGGGATGGATAAAAGCTGAAAATATTGAATTCTATTAA
- a CDS encoding cyclic nucleotide-binding domain-containing protein produces the protein MTEKYSKEDRIDINLIKFLWSINPLIKSNKVTIPYLLRDTVILRSLGEFELFQLSKYFHKRTYEKGEVIFKEGDFGIGFYIIVSGRVELSTERNGKKFHVTNLDRKDYMGEIGLLEDGHKRSVTATAVEPLELLGIFKPDVQLMISEKPALSSKFLQAMSELVVKKLHILAREIRKLKVENSHLKDEVVKMKEEIGKND, from the coding sequence ATGACTGAAAAGTATTCAAAAGAAGATCGCATTGACATTAATTTAATAAAGTTTTTGTGGTCTATTAATCCTCTCATTAAAAGTAATAAGGTAACTATTCCGTACTTATTAAGGGATACCGTAATTCTAAGAAGCTTAGGGGAGTTTGAGCTATTTCAGTTATCAAAATACTTTCATAAAAGAACCTATGAAAAAGGTGAAGTTATTTTCAAAGAAGGTGATTTTGGTATTGGGTTCTATATAATTGTTTCAGGAAGAGTTGAGCTTTCGACGGAGAGAAATGGTAAAAAATTTCATGTAACAAATCTCGATCGCAAAGATTACATGGGAGAAATAGGACTTTTAGAAGATGGTCACAAGAGATCAGTAACAGCAACTGCTGTTGAGCCACTAGAACTTCTGGGAATTTTTAAACCAGATGTTCAATTAATGATTTCAGAAAAGCCGGCCCTTTCTTCAAAGTTTTTACAGGCCATGAGTGAACTTGTTGTAAAAAAACTTCATATTCTAGCTCGTGAAATTAGAAAGCTTAAGGTTGAAAACTCTCATTTGAAAGATGAAGTTGTTAAAATGAAAGAAGAGATTGGTAAGAATGACTAG